In Bacillus toyonensis BCT-7112, a single window of DNA contains:
- a CDS encoding ArsR/SmtB family transcription factor, whose translation MAENKVETPQETCSQTVIHEEVVNQVKQTIPTDESLSKVAELFKVLGDRTRTRILHALFEAEMCVCDLAYLLGMTQSSISHQLRVLKQAKLVKNRKEGKVVYYSLADQHVIHIFEQAFEHVNEEE comes from the coding sequence GAAACTTGTTCTCAAACGGTAATTCATGAGGAAGTCGTGAATCAAGTGAAGCAAACAATTCCGACTGATGAAAGTTTAAGTAAAGTAGCAGAACTATTTAAAGTATTAGGTGACCGTACGCGTACGAGAATATTACATGCATTATTTGAAGCTGAAATGTGCGTTTGTGATTTAGCTTATTTATTAGGAATGACACAATCGTCTATTTCACATCAGCTACGTGTGTTAAAGCAAGCGAAACTTGTAAAGAATCGTAAAGAAGGAAAGGTCGTTTATTATTCGTTAGCTGACCAGCACGTAATTCATATCTTCGAGCAAGCGTTTGAACACGTAAACGAGGAAGAATAA
- a CDS encoding heavy metal translocating P-type ATPase: MAEALVKKKLMLEGLDCANCAMKIEKGVGNIEGVNSCSVNFATKTMVLETAQNKENEVVTEAKQLVTKLEPHIKVQEEQKNKAAKEVFILEGLDCANCAMKIENKVKEMPTVSEATVDFVSKKLRVEVANKRELESTVEDIKNVVQKLEPDVKVVREEKSGHDHGHSHDHGEANVKKMIGRLVVGGILTGIAALADLPQMITIPLFVLAYLLIGGDIVWRAVRNITRGQVFDENFLMAIATVGAFAIQQYSEAVAVMLFYQVGELFQSIAVNRSRKSITSLMDIRPDYANVKVGNETKQVSPEDVQIGDYIIVKPGEKVPLDGKVVEGTSMMDTSALTGESVPREVEVGNDVLSGFVNQNGVLTIEVTKEFGESTVSKILDLVQNASSKKAPTENFITKFARYYTPVVVITAAIMAFIPPLILEGATFSEWIYRALVFLVISCPCALVVSIPLGFFGGIGGASKSGILVKGSNYLEALNDVKYIVFDKTGTLTKGVFKVTKMEPSEGTTSEGLLEYAAFAEVYSNHPIAQSIRNAYGKSIDENAIEDYSEISGHGTVVKVQGKEIFAGNAKLMRKENIEFKQPETVGTLVHVAVDGKYAGYIVISDEVKEDSKQAIQKLKELGIKKTVMLTGDAKAVGEAVGKELGLDEVHAELLPQQKVEEIEKIDAAKRGKEKVAFVGDGINDTPVLARADVGIAMGGLGSDAAIEAADIVIMTDEPSKIATAVKIAKRTRSIVWQNIIFALGVKGLVLLLGAFGIATMWEAVFSDVGVTLIAVLNAMRVLRVKDL; this comes from the coding sequence ATGGCAGAAGCATTAGTGAAAAAGAAACTGATGTTAGAAGGTTTAGATTGTGCGAACTGTGCAATGAAAATTGAAAAAGGCGTTGGGAATATAGAAGGAGTAAATTCTTGCTCTGTAAACTTTGCAACAAAGACGATGGTTTTAGAAACAGCACAAAATAAAGAAAATGAAGTTGTGACAGAAGCAAAACAGCTTGTTACAAAGTTAGAACCACATATTAAAGTGCAAGAAGAGCAAAAAAATAAAGCTGCAAAAGAAGTTTTTATATTAGAAGGTTTAGATTGCGCGAACTGTGCAATGAAGATTGAAAATAAAGTTAAGGAAATGCCGACAGTTTCAGAAGCAACTGTTGATTTCGTATCAAAGAAATTACGAGTAGAAGTTGCGAATAAAAGAGAGTTAGAATCGACTGTAGAAGATATAAAGAATGTCGTTCAAAAGTTAGAACCAGATGTGAAAGTTGTTCGTGAAGAAAAGAGCGGCCATGACCACGGACATAGTCACGACCATGGTGAAGCAAATGTGAAAAAGATGATAGGGCGATTAGTAGTCGGTGGAATTTTGACAGGAATTGCTGCCTTAGCTGATTTACCACAAATGATAACAATTCCATTATTCGTCCTTGCGTATTTATTAATAGGTGGAGATATCGTTTGGAGAGCGGTAAGAAACATAACTCGCGGCCAAGTATTCGATGAAAACTTTTTAATGGCAATTGCAACTGTAGGAGCTTTTGCAATTCAACAATATTCAGAAGCTGTTGCGGTAATGCTATTTTATCAAGTAGGGGAACTATTCCAAAGTATTGCAGTAAATCGCTCTCGAAAATCAATTACTTCATTAATGGATATTCGCCCTGATTATGCGAATGTAAAGGTTGGAAATGAAACGAAACAAGTATCACCGGAAGATGTACAAATCGGCGATTATATTATCGTAAAACCGGGTGAGAAAGTACCATTAGACGGAAAAGTAGTCGAGGGAACATCAATGATGGATACTTCAGCACTTACAGGTGAATCTGTACCGCGTGAAGTAGAAGTTGGTAATGACGTATTAAGTGGTTTTGTAAACCAAAATGGTGTATTAACAATTGAAGTTACAAAAGAATTTGGTGAATCTACTGTATCAAAAATTTTAGATTTAGTTCAAAATGCAAGTAGTAAAAAAGCACCGACAGAAAACTTTATTACGAAATTTGCGCGCTACTATACTCCTGTTGTAGTTATTACAGCAGCGATCATGGCGTTTATTCCACCGCTTATTTTAGAAGGTGCTACATTCTCCGAGTGGATTTATAGAGCGTTAGTATTCTTAGTTATCTCTTGTCCATGTGCGTTAGTCGTATCCATTCCTCTTGGATTCTTTGGAGGTATCGGTGGTGCATCCAAAAGTGGGATTTTAGTAAAAGGAAGTAACTATTTAGAAGCATTGAATGATGTGAAATATATCGTCTTTGATAAAACAGGTACATTAACAAAAGGTGTCTTTAAAGTTACAAAAATGGAGCCAAGTGAAGGTACTACTAGTGAAGGACTGTTAGAGTATGCAGCGTTTGCAGAAGTATATTCAAATCATCCAATTGCACAATCTATTCGAAATGCATATGGAAAATCAATCGATGAAAATGCTATTGAAGACTATAGTGAAATTTCTGGTCATGGTACAGTTGTAAAAGTACAAGGAAAAGAAATTTTTGCAGGTAATGCTAAATTAATGAGAAAAGAAAATATTGAATTTAAGCAACCAGAAACAGTAGGTACATTAGTTCACGTTGCTGTAGATGGTAAATACGCAGGTTATATTGTTATCTCAGATGAGGTAAAAGAGGATTCAAAACAAGCGATTCAAAAGTTAAAAGAACTAGGTATCAAGAAGACAGTGATGTTAACTGGGGATGCAAAAGCAGTTGGTGAAGCTGTTGGAAAAGAATTAGGTTTAGATGAAGTTCACGCAGAACTACTACCACAACAAAAAGTAGAAGAGATTGAAAAAATTGATGCGGCTAAGCGTGGAAAAGAAAAAGTTGCTTTCGTTGGTGATGGTATTAACGACACGCCAGTATTAGCACGAGCGGACGTTGGTATTGCTATGGGTGGCTTAGGATCGGATGCAGCGATTGAAGCTGCAGATATCGTTATAATGACTGATGAACCTTCAAAAATTGCAACAGCTGTTAAAATTGCAAAACGCACAAGAAGTATTGTATGGCAAAATATTATATTTGCATTAGGTGTAAAAGGATTAGTTTTATTACTTGGTGCTTTTGGTATAGCGACAATGTGGGAAGCTGTTTTCTCAGATGTGGGTGTGACGTTAATTGCAGTATTAAATGCAATGCGTGTACTACGAGTGAAAGATTTATAA
- a CDS encoding nicotinate phosphoribosyltransferase, with protein sequence MNYYKDDSYALHTDLYQINMAYTYWKDGIHNRRSVFDLYFRKLPFENGYAVFAGLEKIVEYIENFSFTESDIAYLAELQFEEEFLHYLQNMKFTGVIRSMQEGEVVFNNEPLLRVDAPLGEAQIIETALLNIVNYQTLIATKAARMKHAANNDELLEFGTRRAHEFDAALWGTRAAFIGGFSSTSNVRAGKRFGIPVAGTHAHSFVQAYRDEYVAFKKYAETHKKCVFLVDTYDTLKSGVPNAIRVAKEFGDRIDFYGIRLDSGDMAYLSKKARILLDEAGFTNTKIIASSDLDEYTIMHLKSQGAKIDVWGVGTKLITSFEQPALGAVYKLVAIEDTDGKLNDTIKISSNPEKITTPGLKRIYRIVNRVNNHAEGDYIALDSEEPEKEERLKMFHPVHTYISKFVTNFEARELHKDIFVNGERTYELPSILDIQKYNEQSLALFWEEYMRTLNPEEYPVDLSQECWDHKMNYIQTVREQVEKNIQK encoded by the coding sequence ATGAATTATTATAAAGACGATAGTTATGCCTTACATACAGATTTATATCAAATCAACATGGCTTATACATATTGGAAAGATGGTATTCATAATCGCCGTTCTGTTTTTGATTTATATTTTCGAAAGCTTCCATTTGAGAATGGCTACGCTGTTTTTGCTGGTCTTGAAAAAATTGTAGAGTACATAGAAAATTTCAGTTTTACCGAGAGCGATATCGCTTATTTAGCAGAATTACAATTTGAAGAAGAATTCCTTCATTATTTACAAAATATGAAATTCACTGGGGTCATTCGTAGTATGCAAGAAGGTGAAGTTGTATTCAATAACGAGCCTTTATTACGTGTTGATGCACCACTCGGTGAAGCACAAATTATTGAAACTGCCCTTTTAAACATTGTGAATTACCAAACATTAATTGCAACAAAAGCTGCTCGTATGAAGCATGCTGCAAATAACGATGAACTTTTAGAGTTTGGCACAAGACGTGCTCATGAATTTGATGCTGCCCTTTGGGGAACACGTGCTGCCTTTATTGGCGGTTTCTCATCTACAAGCAACGTTCGTGCTGGAAAACGCTTCGGGATACCTGTAGCCGGCACACATGCTCACTCTTTCGTTCAAGCGTATCGCGATGAATATGTCGCGTTTAAAAAATACGCTGAAACTCACAAAAAATGTGTTTTTCTCGTCGATACATATGACACATTAAAATCTGGTGTTCCAAATGCGATTCGTGTTGCAAAAGAATTTGGAGATCGTATTGATTTCTATGGCATTCGTCTTGATAGTGGTGATATGGCTTATTTGTCTAAAAAAGCAAGAATATTACTAGATGAAGCTGGGTTTACAAATACAAAAATTATCGCTTCTAGCGATTTAGATGAATACACAATTATGCACCTTAAATCTCAAGGAGCAAAAATTGATGTATGGGGTGTTGGAACAAAATTAATTACATCCTTTGAGCAACCAGCATTAGGGGCTGTTTACAAACTAGTTGCGATTGAAGATACTGACGGGAAATTAAATGACACGATTAAAATTTCATCTAACCCTGAAAAGATTACAACTCCAGGGCTTAAACGAATTTATCGTATAGTCAACAGGGTTAATAATCATGCTGAAGGCGATTATATTGCGTTAGATTCTGAAGAGCCTGAAAAAGAAGAACGCTTAAAAATGTTCCACCCTGTTCACACATACATAAGTAAATTCGTAACAAACTTTGAAGCACGTGAACTGCATAAAGACATTTTCGTTAACGGTGAAAGAACATACGAACTACCAAGTATATTAGATATTCAAAAGTATAACGAACAGAGTCTCGCTCTATTTTGGGAAGAATACATGCGAACTTTAAACCCCGAAGAGTATCCTGTCGATTTAAGCCAAGAATGCTGGGATCATAAAATGAATTATATTCAAACTGTTCGTGAACAAGTTGAAAAAAACATACAAAAATAA
- a CDS encoding helix-turn-helix transcriptional regulator — protein sequence MQQTLEKIGKQVFYKRLQQKMTQEELCQGICSVSYLSKIENGKIEASEEILQLLCARLEIAVTDLRDVEEDVKGKLDEWLNALVHLDKQQVERIYEELQGEMKHVLDFEIINYYKLLYTRYLMMKRDLPAVEEELDGLKKVYKKYSPFQKMLYTYNKALLYSVQYKYTQALEYLLKTESMAKELGYYETGIYYNLALTYSQMEIDHMTLYFANVALEGFKSEYKFRNIINCKFLIAFSYTRKKQYNEAMEIYNHIIREATSFADKDNILSIALNNIGYLYYRQKNYAKAKEYYIECLKYKKEEDMNYIDAMYELSLQCIQLGELEEAAEWIEKGILAARKDERYKGMLYLLLNLRYKYFEERDLYKKFLETEVVPFFKTEENIKDLKKVYLELAEYLEECSDFKESNRYYKLAITLLEE from the coding sequence ATGCAACAAACATTAGAAAAAATAGGCAAACAAGTCTTTTATAAACGGCTACAGCAAAAAATGACACAAGAAGAATTATGTCAGGGCATTTGTTCTGTCTCATACTTAAGTAAGATCGAAAATGGAAAGATCGAAGCATCAGAAGAAATTCTACAATTGCTCTGCGCAAGATTAGAGATTGCTGTAACGGATTTAAGAGATGTAGAAGAAGATGTGAAGGGGAAGCTGGATGAATGGTTGAATGCACTAGTTCATTTGGATAAGCAACAAGTAGAACGCATATATGAAGAGTTGCAAGGTGAAATGAAGCATGTTTTGGATTTTGAAATTATAAATTATTATAAACTGCTGTATACACGTTATTTAATGATGAAGCGGGATCTCCCTGCTGTTGAAGAAGAATTGGACGGATTGAAGAAAGTGTATAAGAAATACTCGCCTTTTCAGAAGATGTTATATACGTATAATAAGGCATTATTATATTCTGTGCAGTACAAATATACGCAAGCGTTAGAGTATTTGTTAAAAACAGAATCGATGGCGAAAGAGTTAGGATATTATGAAACAGGAATATATTATAATTTAGCATTGACATATAGTCAGATGGAAATAGATCATATGACATTATACTTTGCTAATGTGGCATTAGAAGGTTTTAAAAGCGAATATAAATTTAGAAATATAATTAATTGTAAGTTTTTAATTGCGTTTAGTTATACTAGAAAAAAACAATATAATGAAGCTATGGAAATCTATAATCATATCATAAGAGAAGCAACTTCTTTTGCTGATAAAGATAATATTCTTTCTATTGCTTTAAATAATATTGGTTATCTGTACTACCGACAAAAAAATTATGCCAAGGCGAAAGAGTATTATATAGAATGCTTAAAATATAAAAAAGAAGAGGATATGAATTATATTGATGCCATGTATGAGCTCTCGTTGCAGTGTATTCAATTAGGAGAACTTGAGGAAGCGGCTGAATGGATTGAAAAAGGTATCCTTGCTGCAAGGAAAGATGAGAGATACAAAGGGATGTTATATTTATTGTTAAATTTAAGATATAAATATTTTGAAGAAAGAGACCTCTATAAAAAATTTCTAGAAACAGAAGTAGTTCCTTTCTTTAAAACAGAGGAAAATATAAAAGATTTAAAGAAAGTATACTTAGAACTAGCTGAATACTTAGAAGAATGCTCAGATTTTAAAGAAAGTAATCGCTATTATAAATTAGCAATTACTTTATTAGAAGAATAA
- a CDS encoding NprX family peptide pheromone, producing the protein MKKLIAGTFVVMAIAAVVLDIQYAWKPDTLGQEAKTVEQINL; encoded by the coding sequence ATGAAAAAGTTAATTGCAGGAACATTTGTGGTTATGGCAATTGCAGCTGTAGTATTGGATATTCAGTATGCTTGGAAGCCGGATACTCTAGGGCAAGAAGCTAAAACAGTTGAACAAATTAATTTATAA